The stretch of DNA GTCGTTGGTGGCTGGCTGTGCGTCGCTGGGGTGCCAGAGTGCGGGCTGCTGCTGGGATTACAATCAGCCAACTTCGGCATCATCGCCTTCGGCTAGGACTGGCTATTGTTGGTGTCGCACTGGCCGTGTTAGCAATGACTCTCCTGGCGGGTGCCGGAATGGGCGTCATCGATACTGGACACCAACAGTTCGAATCCGCCGATCGCGACCTCTGGGTGACCGCTGGAGAAACACGATTGACGACTGCCGGTGGCGGCGGTTTCGAAAACTCCCTGTATGATTCACGGACCGTCGCGAGCGAGATGGAATCCCACGACGGAGTCAGACACGCGATTCCAATGGCGTTCCAGACAATCTATGTTGGTTCCGACCCGGCCGACGACTTTGAGACGTTCGTTGGAGCGGGCGTCGCCGGCGGTGGCCCTTCAGTACAGGTGACTGAAGGGGAATTGTATGGGAGCGATACGTACTACGCCAATGGCAGCTACGACGGCGAGCGGACGAACGAAATCTTGCTCGATGAGGAAACAGCAAACGAACTCGATGTCGATATCGGAGATACGCTCTACGTCGGCGGGTCACTCTCTACTGCCCGCGATACCGAAGTCACCGTCGTCGGATACTCACCGACGTTCGAGCGGATGCTTGGGACATCCACAGTTGTGATGCCACTCAGTGAACTGCACGAGGCAACTGGTGAAACACGAACGGAGCCCGCGACGTTCATTACGATCACTGTAGAGGACGGTGCCGACGCAGACACGGTCCAGTCCGAACTCGAGGAAGCTCACCCGGAATATCAGATCCAGACGAATCAAG from Natronolimnobius sp. AArcel1 encodes:
- a CDS encoding ABC transporter permease, producing the protein MAGIASRWWLAVRRWGARVRAAAGITISQLRHHRLRLGLAIVGVALAVLAMTLLAGAGMGVIDTGHQQFESADRDLWVTAGETRLTTAGGGGFENSLYDSRTVASEMESHDGVRHAIPMAFQTIYVGSDPADDFETFVGAGVAGGGPSVQVTEGELYGSDTYYANGSYDGERTNEILLDEETANELDVDIGDTLYVGGSLSTARDTEVTVVGYSPTFERMLGTSTVVMPLSELHEATGETRTEPATFITITVEDGADADTVQSELEEAHPEYQIQTNQEQLESVLQEQALVLAAGAALVVLAIGAGITLTLNLLALVVFQQREAFAALTAQGVSSSLLIGSVLGQGLAIGLAGGLLGVSLTPPAVDLLNRIAAAVVGFDGLVQTSTEILLGGFVIAITVGTIAAVIAGWRLSRTPPLEIL